Proteins from a genomic interval of Pseudomonas sp. RC10:
- the gloA gene encoding lactoylglutathione lyase, with protein MSLHELNTFPGVTAQPDAATAQFVFNHTMLRVKDITASLDFYTRVLGFSLVEKRDFPEAEFSLYFLALVDKAQIPADAAARTVWMKGIPGILELTHNHGTENDPAFAYHNGNTDPRGFGHICISVPDVHVACARFEALGVDFQKRLTDGRMKSLAFIKDPDGYWVEIIQPTPVAE; from the coding sequence ATGAGTCTGCACGAACTGAACACATTTCCCGGCGTCACTGCTCAGCCGGACGCCGCCACGGCCCAATTCGTGTTCAATCACACCATGTTGCGGGTCAAAGACATCACCGCTTCGCTGGACTTCTATACCCGTGTTCTGGGTTTCAGTCTGGTGGAGAAGCGCGACTTTCCCGAAGCCGAATTCAGCCTGTACTTCCTCGCTCTGGTGGACAAGGCGCAGATCCCGGCCGACGCCGCTGCCCGCACTGTCTGGATGAAAGGCATTCCTGGCATTCTTGAATTGACCCACAACCACGGCACCGAAAACGACCCCGCTTTTGCCTATCACAACGGCAATACTGACCCGCGCGGTTTCGGCCACATTTGCATTTCAGTACCTGACGTTCACGTGGCCTGCGCCCGTTTCGAAGCGCTGGGCGTGGACTTCCAGAAACGCCTGACCGATGGCCGCATGAAAAGCCTGGCGTTCATCAAAGACCCGGATGGCTATTGGGTCGAAATCATCCAGCCAACGCCGGTCGCCGAATAA
- a CDS encoding histone-like nucleoid-structuring protein, MvaT/MvaU family, with amino-acid sequence MSRLAEFRAAEKALQEQLAQLENLKNDAGLKKEIEFEQKLQALMSTYDKSLRDVIAILDPNPSATAAAPAGPKRRRARVVKVYQNPHTGELIETKGGNHRGLKSWKEQYGAETVDSWLRG; translated from the coding sequence TTGTCCAGACTTGCCGAGTTTCGCGCAGCAGAAAAAGCCCTTCAGGAGCAGCTGGCTCAGCTGGAGAACCTGAAGAATGATGCAGGGCTGAAAAAAGAGATCGAATTCGAGCAGAAGCTCCAGGCCTTGATGAGCACCTACGACAAGAGCCTGCGTGACGTCATTGCCATTCTCGATCCAAATCCGTCTGCTACCGCCGCCGCACCTGCGGGCCCTAAACGCCGCCGTGCGCGCGTAGTCAAGGTTTACCAAAACCCGCACACCGGCGAATTGATTGAAACCAAGGGCGGCAATCACCGGGGACTCAAATCCTGGAAAGAGCAATACGGTGCCGAAACCGTGGACAGCTGGCTACGGGGTTGA
- the galU gene encoding UTP--glucose-1-phosphate uridylyltransferase GalU produces the protein MIKKCLFPAAGYGTRFLPATKAMPKEMLAVVNKPLIQYGVEEALAAGLNEISIVTGRGKRALEDHFDISYELEHQIKGTDKEKYLVGIRQLIDECSFSYTRQTEMKGLGHAILSGRPLIGNEAFAVVLADDLCVNLEGDGVLAQMVKLHQQYKCSIVAIQEVDPNETNKYGVIAGEEIKPGLFRVTDMVEKPKPEDAPSNLAIIGRYILTPDIFEKIEQTEPGKGGEIQITDALMKQAAEGNVLAYKFKGRRFDCGGAEGYVEATNFCFEHFYKTGTSLDPVAVPAKAK, from the coding sequence ATGATCAAGAAATGCTTGTTCCCTGCAGCCGGTTACGGCACTCGCTTCTTGCCAGCGACCAAAGCCATGCCCAAAGAGATGCTGGCCGTTGTCAACAAGCCGCTGATCCAATATGGCGTGGAAGAAGCACTGGCTGCGGGTCTGAACGAAATCTCCATCGTGACCGGTCGCGGCAAGCGCGCGCTGGAAGACCACTTCGACATCAGCTACGAGCTGGAACACCAGATCAAAGGCACCGACAAAGAGAAATACCTCGTTGGTATTCGTCAATTGATCGATGAGTGCAGTTTCTCCTACACCCGTCAGACTGAAATGAAGGGCCTGGGCCATGCGATTCTGAGTGGTCGTCCGCTGATCGGTAACGAGGCGTTCGCTGTGGTACTTGCGGACGACCTGTGTGTGAACCTGGAAGGCGACGGTGTGCTGGCGCAGATGGTCAAGCTGCACCAGCAGTACAAGTGCTCGATCGTGGCGATTCAGGAAGTCGATCCGAACGAAACCAACAAGTACGGCGTGATCGCCGGTGAAGAAATCAAGCCGGGCTTGTTCCGCGTTACCGACATGGTCGAGAAGCCAAAACCGGAAGACGCGCCTTCCAACCTGGCGATCATCGGTCGTTACATCCTGACCCCGGACATCTTCGAGAAAATCGAACAGACCGAGCCAGGCAAAGGCGGCGAAATCCAGATTACCGACGCGCTGATGAAGCAGGCTGCCGAAGGTAATGTGCTGGCCTACAAGTTCAAGGGTCGTCGTTTTGACTGTGGTGGTGCAGAAGGCTACGTCGAAGCCACCAACTTCTGCTTCGAGCACTTCTACAAGACGGGCACGTCCCTGGATCCAGTGGCTGTGCCTGCCAAGGCCAAGTAA
- a CDS encoding glycoside hydrolase family 15 protein, producing the protein MAVLIEDYALLGNCRTAALVARDGSLDWLCFPRFDAPACFSALLGDSDNGRWKIAPTDPNATSRRRYREGTLILETTFTTATGSALLVDFMPMAEESSVVRIVIGLEGRVDFAMDLAIRFDYGSTVPWVEKREPHVLTAVAGPEMLVLHTPSELHPLDHHTESQFTVQAGQRLGFGLSWQASHEPVREAFDIEEALEQTENFWREFSDRCPDVGPWTAQVKRSLVTLKAMTYAPTGGIVAAVTTSLPEQLGGERNWDYRFCWLRDATMTLLAFMNLGYYEEATAWRNWLLRSVAGNPEQVQIMYGLGGERRLPEYQLPWLSGYENSRPVRIGNAAATQMQLDVYGEVADAMTQALKSGLPRLPRSTEIQKVIMPFLEKVWHLPDAGIWEIRSEPRHFTHSKVMAWVSFDRNAGVLAKSDHPEDRERGRHYRDIADEIHADVCAHGYDADLGSFVQTYGGKELDASLLQIALTGFLPVDDPRVTGTVAQIEKALMQDGLLLRYDSERSTDGVSGSEGTFLVCSFWLADVYVLQGRDQEASDLFDRLCGLCNDVGLLAEQYDPRAGRMLGNFPQAFSHIGIINTALNLHRVVCPVKTRAASEPDAVVD; encoded by the coding sequence ATGGCTGTACTGATTGAAGATTACGCGCTGCTCGGCAACTGCCGCACCGCAGCGCTGGTGGCCCGCGACGGGTCGCTGGACTGGCTGTGTTTCCCGCGCTTCGACGCCCCCGCCTGTTTCTCCGCCTTGTTGGGCGACAGCGATAACGGTCGCTGGAAGATTGCCCCCACTGACCCCAATGCCACCTCGCGACGCCGTTACCGCGAAGGCACACTGATCCTTGAAACCACCTTCACCACTGCCACCGGCTCGGCGCTACTGGTGGACTTCATGCCGATGGCCGAAGAGAGCAGCGTGGTGCGCATTGTGATCGGTCTGGAAGGCCGTGTCGATTTCGCCATGGACCTGGCCATTCGCTTCGATTACGGCAGTACCGTGCCTTGGGTCGAAAAGCGCGAGCCCCATGTGCTGACCGCCGTTGCGGGGCCGGAGATGCTGGTGCTGCACACGCCCTCCGAGTTACACCCGCTGGACCATCACACCGAAAGCCAATTCACTGTGCAAGCTGGCCAGCGGCTGGGGTTCGGGTTGTCATGGCAGGCGTCCCATGAGCCGGTTCGGGAGGCGTTCGACATTGAGGAGGCGCTGGAACAGACCGAAAATTTCTGGCGTGAGTTTTCGGACCGCTGCCCTGATGTCGGCCCCTGGACCGCTCAGGTCAAGCGCTCGCTGGTCACGCTCAAAGCGATGACCTATGCGCCCACGGGAGGCATCGTCGCTGCCGTCACCACCTCGCTGCCCGAGCAACTGGGCGGCGAGCGCAACTGGGATTACCGCTTCTGCTGGCTGCGTGACGCCACCATGACCCTGCTGGCGTTCATGAACCTCGGTTATTACGAAGAGGCGACGGCCTGGCGCAACTGGCTGCTGCGTTCGGTGGCGGGCAATCCTGAGCAAGTGCAGATCATGTATGGGCTGGGTGGCGAGCGGCGGTTGCCGGAATATCAATTGCCCTGGCTGAGCGGCTATGAGAACTCCCGTCCCGTGCGCATTGGCAACGCGGCGGCGACGCAGATGCAATTGGACGTCTACGGCGAAGTGGCCGACGCCATGACCCAGGCCCTGAAAAGCGGCCTGCCTCGGCTGCCGCGCAGCACGGAAATCCAGAAGGTGATCATGCCGTTTCTGGAAAAGGTCTGGCATCTGCCTGATGCGGGTATCTGGGAAATTCGCTCCGAGCCCCGGCACTTCACCCACTCCAAAGTCATGGCGTGGGTGTCCTTTGACCGCAATGCGGGGGTGTTGGCCAAGAGCGACCACCCGGAAGACCGCGAGCGCGGGCGTCACTACCGGGACATCGCCGATGAAATTCACGCGGACGTCTGCGCCCACGGTTATGACGCTGATCTGGGGAGCTTCGTGCAGACCTACGGCGGCAAGGAGCTGGACGCCAGCCTGTTGCAGATCGCGCTGACGGGATTTCTGCCCGTAGACGACCCGCGCGTGACGGGCACCGTGGCGCAGATTGAAAAAGCCTTGATGCAGGATGGCTTGCTGCTGCGCTACGACAGCGAGCGCAGCACCGACGGGGTTTCAGGGAGTGAAGGGACGTTTCTGGTCTGCTCGTTCTGGCTGGCCGATGTGTACGTGCTGCAGGGGCGCGATCAGGAGGCCAGCGACCTGTTCGACCGGTTGTGTGGTCTGTGCAATGACGTGGGTCTGTTGGCGGAGCAATACGACCCACGGGCCGGACGCATGCTGGGCAATTTTCCGCAGGCGTTCAGTCACATTGGCATCATCAATACCGCGCTGAACCTGCACCGGGTCGTGTGTCCGGTCAAAACCCGCGCGGCGTCGGAACCGGATGCGGTGGTTGATTAA
- the ahpC gene encoding alkyl hydroperoxide reductase subunit C yields the protein MPIINSQVKPFKATAFKNGAFVEVSDADLKGKWSVVFFYPADFTFVCPTELEDLADNYDAFQKLGVEIYSVSTDTHFAHAAWHNTSPAIGKIQYTMIGDPTLTISRNFDVLIEEAGLADRGTFVINPEGQVKIVELNDGGVGRDASELLRKIKAAQYVAAHPGEVCPAKWQEGEATLAPSLDLVGKI from the coding sequence ATGCCTATCATTAACAGCCAAGTAAAACCGTTCAAAGCTACTGCTTTCAAAAACGGCGCTTTCGTTGAAGTTTCGGATGCTGACCTGAAAGGCAAATGGTCTGTGGTGTTCTTCTACCCAGCCGACTTCACCTTCGTCTGCCCGACTGAACTGGAAGACCTGGCTGACAACTACGACGCGTTCCAGAAACTGGGCGTTGAAATCTACTCCGTGTCCACCGACACCCACTTTGCTCACGCTGCCTGGCACAACACCTCGCCAGCCATCGGCAAAATCCAGTACACCATGATCGGTGACCCAACCCTGACCATCTCCCGCAACTTCGACGTGCTGATCGAAGAAGCAGGCCTGGCTGACCGCGGTACTTTCGTGATCAACCCAGAAGGTCAGGTCAAGATCGTTGAACTGAACGACGGCGGCGTTGGCCGTGACGCTTCCGAGCTGCTGCGCAAAATCAAGGCCGCTCAGTACGTCGCTGCTCACCCAGGCGAAGTCTGCCCAGCCAAGTGGCAAGAAGGCGAGGCCACTCTCGCACCTTCGCTGGACCTGGTCGGCAAGATCTAA
- the alkB gene encoding DNA oxidative demethylase AlkB encodes MHRKGTTPATLDLFAEDTPQPQANEQIGPRSWVLRGFALPWVNRLLPALDSVLTQAPFRQMVTPGGHVMSAALSSCGRYGWITDHQGYAYSPIDPQTGQPWPALPKVFLELAQQAADAAGFQDFVPDTCLINRYIPGAKMSLHQDRNERGYEWPVVSVSLGIPAMFLFGGHARSDATQRVPLFHGDVVVWGGEDRLRFHGVMPIKQAEHPQLGEQRINFTFRKAR; translated from the coding sequence ATGCACCGCAAGGGCACTACCCCCGCGACGCTGGACCTGTTCGCGGAGGACACACCACAACCGCAGGCCAACGAACAGATCGGCCCTCGTTCGTGGGTCCTTCGCGGTTTCGCCCTGCCTTGGGTGAACCGGCTGCTGCCGGCGCTCGACAGCGTGCTGACCCAGGCGCCCTTTCGCCAGATGGTCACCCCCGGTGGGCACGTGATGTCGGCGGCGTTGAGCAGTTGCGGGCGTTACGGCTGGATCACCGATCATCAGGGCTACGCCTATTCCCCCATCGACCCGCAAACCGGCCAACCCTGGCCTGCGTTGCCCAAGGTCTTTCTCGAACTGGCGCAACAAGCAGCGGACGCAGCGGGTTTTCAGGACTTCGTACCTGACACCTGCCTGATCAACCGCTATATCCCCGGCGCGAAAATGTCGCTGCATCAGGACAGGAACGAACGGGGGTATGAATGGCCGGTGGTCTCAGTATCGCTGGGCATCCCGGCGATGTTTCTGTTTGGTGGACACGCGCGCAGCGACGCCACTCAGCGCGTGCCGCTGTTTCATGGGGATGTCGTGGTCTGGGGCGGCGAAGACCGTTTGCGTTTTCACGGCGTGATGCCGATCAAACAGGCTGAACACCCGCAGCTGGGCGAGCAGCGGATCAATTTCACGTTTCGCAAGGCGCGCTGA
- the ahpF gene encoding alkyl hydroperoxide reductase subunit F has translation MLDANLKAQLKSYLERITRPIEIVASLDDGAKSQEMLALLNDVVSSSNQITLDTNGSDARTPSFALNSPGQDIKLRFAGLPMGHEFTSLVLALLQVGGYPSKATEETIEQARALTGDFKFETYFSLTCQNCPDVVQALNLLAVLNPNVQHVAIEGSLFQQEVTDRQIMSVPSIYLNGELFAQGRMNLEEILAKIDTSAGDRQAEKLNAKDAFDVLVVGGGPAGSAAAIYAARKGIRTGVAAERFGGQVLDTMAIENFISVQHTEGPKLAVALEEHVKEYEVDIMNLQRGDQLIPGKDGALHQVKFASGGVLKSKTVILATGARWREMNVPGEQQYRNKGVAYCPHCDGPLFKGKRVAVIGGGNSGVEAAIDLAGIVSHVTLLEFDSSLRADAVLQRKLHSLPNVTVLTSALTSEVTGDGQKVNGLRYKNRITGEEINVELEGIFVQIGLLPNTEWLKGTIELSPRGEIVVDNRGETSIPGIFAAGDVTTVPYKQIVIALGEGAKASLSAFDHLIRTSAPA, from the coding sequence ATGTTGGACGCCAATCTTAAAGCTCAATTGAAATCGTACCTGGAGCGTATCACTCGCCCAATCGAGATCGTCGCGTCCCTCGATGACGGCGCTAAATCCCAGGAAATGCTGGCCCTGCTGAACGACGTCGTCAGCAGCTCCAATCAGATCACCCTCGACACCAATGGCAGCGATGCACGCACGCCGTCCTTCGCCCTGAACAGCCCGGGCCAAGACATCAAGTTGCGTTTTGCCGGCTTGCCAATGGGTCACGAATTCACCTCGCTGGTGCTGGCGCTGCTGCAAGTCGGCGGCTACCCGTCAAAGGCCACCGAGGAAACCATCGAGCAGGCCCGTGCACTGACCGGTGACTTCAAGTTCGAAACCTACTTCTCGCTGACCTGCCAGAACTGCCCAGACGTGGTTCAGGCGCTGAACCTCCTGGCCGTGCTGAATCCAAACGTGCAGCACGTGGCCATCGAAGGCAGTCTGTTTCAGCAAGAAGTCACTGACCGTCAGATCATGTCGGTGCCGAGCATCTACCTGAACGGCGAACTGTTCGCCCAGGGCCGCATGAATCTGGAAGAGATTCTGGCCAAGATCGACACCAGTGCCGGTGATCGTCAGGCCGAGAAGCTGAACGCCAAAGACGCTTTCGACGTGCTGGTGGTCGGTGGTGGCCCGGCCGGCTCCGCGGCAGCGATCTACGCCGCGCGCAAAGGCATCCGCACCGGTGTGGCCGCTGAGCGTTTCGGCGGTCAGGTGCTGGACACCATGGCCATCGAGAACTTCATCTCGGTCCAACACACCGAAGGTCCGAAACTGGCCGTTGCCCTTGAAGAACACGTCAAGGAATACGAAGTCGACATCATGAACCTGCAACGCGGCGATCAGCTGATTCCGGGCAAGGATGGCGCGCTGCATCAGGTCAAGTTCGCCAGCGGCGGCGTGCTGAAATCCAAAACCGTGATTCTGGCGACCGGCGCTCGCTGGCGCGAAATGAACGTGCCGGGTGAGCAGCAGTACCGCAACAAAGGCGTGGCGTACTGCCCGCACTGCGACGGCCCGCTGTTCAAAGGCAAGCGCGTGGCGGTGATCGGTGGCGGCAACTCCGGTGTGGAAGCGGCGATCGACTTGGCCGGGATCGTGTCTCACGTGACCTTGCTGGAATTCGACAGCTCGCTGCGTGCGGACGCTGTGCTGCAACGCAAACTGCATAGCCTGCCGAATGTGACCGTTTTGACCAGCGCGTTGACCAGTGAAGTGACCGGCGATGGGCAGAAGGTCAACGGCCTGCGCTACAAAAACCGCATCACCGGCGAAGAAATCAATGTCGAGCTGGAGGGGATCTTCGTGCAGATCGGTTTGCTGCCGAACACCGAATGGCTGAAAGGCACCATCGAGTTGTCGCCCCGTGGCGAGATCGTGGTCGACAACCGTGGCGAAACTTCGATTCCCGGTATCTTCGCTGCCGGTGACGTCACCACCGTGCCGTACAAGCAGATCGTGATTGCGTTGGGCGAGGGTGCCAAAGCTTCGCTGAGCGCTTTCGATCACTTGATCCGCACCAGCGCTCCGGCGTGA
- a CDS encoding HAD family hydrolase, whose product MSEASLPLIRFMLSDIDGTLLRPDHSLSQANIDAVHQLQAAGIRFSVASSRPPRAMRQQIEALGINLPTVAFNGANIINPDGSLLKAHRIDPEAARISLELFAGEKVSVWVFADDQWLLVDPQGDYVEHERNTLGYDFVKVDHFDGYIDRIDKIVAASKDFELLKRLEIQLNPLIAQTARAARSQSYYLDVTALDANKGTALETLAQTLGVELAQTAAIGDAGNDVAMFLRAGLSIAMGQAETGVKTHAHYVTGSNLEDGLATAIERYILPR is encoded by the coding sequence ATGAGTGAAGCCTCGCTCCCCCTCATCCGTTTCATGCTGTCGGACATCGATGGCACGCTGCTGCGGCCCGATCACAGCCTGAGCCAGGCCAACATCGATGCCGTTCACCAATTGCAGGCCGCCGGGATTCGCTTCTCGGTGGCCAGCAGCCGTCCGCCCCGTGCCATGCGTCAGCAGATCGAGGCCCTCGGCATCAATCTGCCAACCGTGGCGTTCAATGGGGCGAACATCATCAACCCGGACGGCAGTCTGCTAAAAGCCCATCGCATCGACCCTGAGGCCGCGCGCATCAGCCTTGAGCTGTTCGCCGGAGAGAAGGTGTCAGTGTGGGTGTTCGCGGACGATCAGTGGCTGCTCGTCGACCCGCAAGGGGACTATGTCGAGCACGAGCGCAACACGCTGGGTTACGACTTTGTGAAAGTCGATCACTTCGATGGTTACATCGACCGGATCGACAAGATCGTCGCCGCCAGCAAGGATTTCGAGCTGCTCAAGCGGCTGGAAATCCAGCTCAATCCCCTGATCGCCCAGACCGCACGGGCGGCGCGTTCGCAGTCCTACTACCTAGATGTCACGGCGCTGGACGCCAACAAGGGCACGGCGCTGGAAACCCTCGCGCAAACGCTGGGGGTCGAGCTGGCCCAGACGGCGGCCATTGGCGATGCTGGCAACGACGTGGCGATGTTCCTGCGCGCAGGGCTGTCGATCGCGATGGGGCAGGCTGAAACCGGGGTCAAGACCCACGCTCATTATGTGACGGGCAGCAATCTGGAGGACGGGCTGGCAACGGCCATCGAACGTTACATCCTGCCGCGCTGA
- a CDS encoding DNA-binding protein: MSRSGVNKADVQAARLSIIARGEHPSIDAIRIELGNTGSKSTIHRLMRELDGPTNVPSPAPIDDELNSLVARLAQRLKAQAQEQLDEALARLDAEKKAMQDELNSVERRLADLIERHAAQTTKLGTQTATLLATQKALQTEQKENARLTQAAHDSAARLQDKDDQIQALKDQHLQAHTQCALLQERLQNALSESEKIQSRLTERDQQNRVLELILIKTEVALENSRAGRPDGQETPQT; encoded by the coding sequence ATGTCCCGAAGCGGCGTTAACAAGGCTGATGTGCAGGCTGCACGTCTTTCGATCATCGCTCGGGGCGAACACCCCAGCATCGATGCAATACGTATCGAACTGGGTAACACCGGCTCCAAATCCACCATCCATCGCCTGATGCGTGAGCTCGACGGACCGACAAACGTCCCTTCTCCGGCACCGATCGATGACGAGCTGAACAGCCTTGTCGCACGGCTGGCGCAACGTTTGAAAGCCCAGGCGCAGGAACAGCTCGACGAAGCGCTGGCCCGACTCGACGCTGAAAAGAAAGCCATGCAGGACGAGTTGAACAGTGTCGAGCGCCGCCTTGCCGACTTGATCGAGCGACACGCTGCGCAAACGACGAAACTCGGCACCCAGACCGCGACCCTGCTGGCGACTCAAAAAGCCCTGCAAACGGAACAGAAAGAGAATGCGCGACTGACCCAAGCAGCCCACGACAGCGCTGCCAGGCTGCAAGACAAGGACGATCAGATCCAGGCGCTGAAAGACCAGCACTTGCAAGCCCACACTCAATGCGCGCTGTTACAGGAGCGTCTGCAGAATGCCCTGAGCGAGAGCGAGAAGATTCAGTCGCGCCTGACCGAGCGCGATCAACAGAATCGCGTGCTGGAGCTGATTCTGATCAAGACCGAGGTCGCGCTGGAGAACTCGCGCGCAGGGCGTCCAGACGGCCAGGAGACGCCGCAGACCTAA
- a CDS encoding DUF1883 domain-containing protein: MKFVHQREHLNEDDMVVIECSQLCNIRLMSDANFRSFKNGGRHTYHGGAFDRFPAKITVPSTGFWNITIDTAGRKMDSHGGRKTTFTHSIKIVRRTSSRLS; encoded by the coding sequence ATGAAATTCGTACACCAGCGCGAGCACCTCAACGAAGACGACATGGTCGTCATCGAGTGCTCCCAGCTCTGCAACATCCGTCTGATGAGCGATGCGAATTTCCGCAGCTTCAAAAACGGCGGCCGCCACACCTACCACGGCGGCGCATTCGACCGCTTTCCGGCCAAGATCACTGTGCCCAGTACCGGTTTCTGGAACATCACCATCGACACCGCTGGACGCAAGATGGACAGCCACGGCGGTCGCAAGACCACATTCACCCATTCGATCAAGATCGTGCGACGCACTTCCTCGCGCTTGAGCTGA
- the gorA gene encoding glutathione-disulfide reductase — translation MSYDFDLFVIGAGSGGVRAARFSAGFGARVAVAESRYLGGTCVNVGCVPKKLLVYGAHFSEDFENAKAFGWTLGEPEFDWASLIANKNQEISRLNGIYRNLLNNSGVTLMEGHAKLRGPHEVEINGQVHTAEHIMIATGGWPQIPDIPGREHAITSNEAFFLDTLPKRVVVVGGGYIAVEFGSIFNGMGSDVTLMYRGELFLRGFDGGVREHLREELTKHGMALRFNSQIEKIEKLADGTLDLTLNDGSTFNTDCVFYATGRRPMLDNLGMETVNVELDDKGFIKVDDNYQTSEPSIIAIGDIIGRVQLTPVALAEGMAVARRLFKPEQYRPVDYRHIPTAVFSLPNIGTVGLTEEEAKKGGYDVQIFESRFRPMKLTLTDNQERTLMKLVVDAKTDRVLGCHMVGPDAGEIIQSMAIAIKAGATKQIFDDTIGVHPTAAEEFVTMRTVTR, via the coding sequence ATGAGCTACGACTTCGACCTTTTCGTCATCGGTGCCGGTTCCGGTGGTGTGCGCGCCGCGCGTTTTTCAGCAGGTTTCGGGGCCCGTGTTGCGGTCGCCGAGAGCCGCTATCTGGGTGGCACCTGCGTCAACGTCGGCTGCGTGCCCAAGAAACTGTTGGTGTACGGCGCGCATTTTTCCGAGGACTTCGAAAACGCCAAAGCCTTCGGCTGGACGTTGGGCGAGCCCGAATTCGACTGGGCCAGCCTGATCGCCAACAAGAATCAGGAAATCAGCCGCCTCAATGGCATCTATCGCAACCTGCTGAACAACAGCGGCGTGACGCTGATGGAAGGGCACGCAAAACTGCGCGGGCCCCATGAGGTGGAAATCAACGGCCAGGTGCACACCGCCGAACACATCATGATCGCCACCGGTGGCTGGCCGCAGATTCCGGACATTCCGGGCCGTGAACACGCCATCACTTCCAACGAAGCGTTCTTCCTCGACACACTGCCCAAGCGCGTAGTGGTGGTCGGTGGCGGCTACATCGCCGTCGAGTTCGGTTCCATCTTCAATGGCATGGGCAGCGACGTCACGCTGATGTACCGCGGCGAGCTGTTCCTGCGCGGCTTCGACGGCGGCGTGCGCGAGCATTTGCGCGAGGAGCTGACCAAGCACGGCATGGCGCTGCGCTTCAACTCGCAGATCGAAAAGATCGAGAAGCTCGCCGACGGCACGCTGGACCTGACCCTCAACGATGGCAGCACGTTCAACACCGATTGCGTGTTCTACGCCACCGGCCGGCGCCCGATGCTCGACAATCTCGGCATGGAGACGGTCAACGTCGAGCTCGACGACAAAGGCTTCATCAAGGTTGATGACAACTACCAGACCAGCGAGCCGTCGATCATCGCCATCGGTGACATCATTGGCCGCGTACAGCTGACGCCGGTGGCCCTGGCCGAAGGCATGGCAGTGGCTCGGCGCCTGTTCAAGCCGGAGCAATACCGCCCGGTCGATTACCGTCACATACCCACGGCCGTCTTCAGCTTGCCCAATATCGGCACAGTCGGGCTGACGGAGGAAGAAGCGAAAAAAGGCGGCTACGATGTGCAGATATTCGAGAGCCGTTTCCGTCCGATGAAGCTGACCCTCACCGACAATCAGGAGCGTACGCTGATGAAGCTGGTGGTCGATGCCAAGACGGACCGCGTGCTGGGCTGCCACATGGTCGGGCCGGATGCTGGCGAGATCATTCAGAGCATGGCCATCGCCATCAAGGCTGGCGCCACCAAGCAGATTTTCGACGACACCATCGGTGTGCACCCGACGGCCGCCGAAGAGTTCGTCACGATGCGCACCGTCACCCGTTAG